The genomic interval TGGTCTGGCCCAAGGTGACCTGACCATCTCCGGCAATCGCGGTCTGGCCGTTCTTGCGAACGGCCAGAATAGTTGTGGCGTGCATTGGCTCCATCTACACCAAGAGGCTAGCCCCTAGCCATGAAGCGGCGGTGAGAGCAAGGCCCGCTTGGCCAGGCTCTCCTCAGGGCTATCTAAACGCCGGAGGGATGGGTAGGCGGCGGATGTTGAGACGGGTGTTCCCGGTTTCATCGCGGCTCACCGGGGGCCACCACACCGCATTGGCCCGCCCGGCGATGCGGTCCTTGGCGATTGGGCCAAAGGTACGGGAATCCTCCGAGCCGCCGATGGTGCGGTTGTCCCCCATCACGAAGTAGTGGTCGGGGGCGATCTTGAGGGTACCGATTACGCAGCGCTCACCTTGCAGCTCAAGCGGCGGCGAGGGGTAAGCGGGGTCGCTGCTCGAGGGCGGCATCATCATGCCCGGAAGGTCCTTGAGATAATCGGGCAGTTCGTCCACCGCGAACGGGGTCCCCTGCTGCATGATGATGTGCGAGAGCCGTCCATCGCGGTAGCAGGCCCCGGGAAAGTTGTCGCCGTAGGGAGTGATAAGGCTGGTGATATGGGTTTCTTTGATCGGCTGCCCGTTGAGGACCAGTTGCCCATCGCGGATGCTGATCTCATCCCCCGGAACCCCCACGATGCGCTTGATGAAGAAGGCCTTGAACTGGAAACCCAGGATAGGGAACTGGGCTACCGCGTTGGGGGTTCCCTCAGGCGGCTTGATGATGGCGATCTCGCCCCGCCGCCACTGCGTCAGGCCGAAGCGCACCAGCCAAGTCTCATACTTGGGCACAAAGACCCGCTCGCCGTTTTGCAACGACAC from Meiothermus sp. Pnk-1 carries:
- the lepB gene encoding signal peptidase I — protein: MRNFWDYLFKEWLRQVGEALLLAFLVTTFVFTTVGVVGNSMNPLNGGALPAGSVSLQNGERVFVPKYETWLVRFGLTQWRRGEIAIIKPPEGTPNAVAQFPILGFQFKAFFIKRIVGVPGDEISIRDGQLVLNGQPIKETHITSLITPYGDNFPGACYRDGRLSHIIMQQGTPFAVDELPDYLKDLPGMMMPPSSSDPAYPSPPLELQGERCVIGTLKIAPDHYFVMGDNRTIGGSEDSRTFGPIAKDRIAGRANAVWWPPVSRDETGNTRLNIRRLPIPPAFR